A part of Myxococcus landrumus genomic DNA contains:
- a CDS encoding MBL fold metallo-hydrolase, whose protein sequence is MSERLPSLGLGLDFSHVPSEPRGSAVALLYRRVGAGVEVYWVKRGKALAFAGGFYAFPGGKLDAADAEVPVRGATGEDAALRSAAARELFEEAGVLVAEGAEALSQTKLDALRKSLLAGKLGWGALLHEEGLSLRAEDFRSAGRWITPPAVPVRFDTHFYLVEMPPKARAELWPGELSEGAWVAPHAALERWTDGTALLHPPAVHALQVLGSFQDEADARARLSTPPYCPGYISQRIEFQRGVRTVALETATLPPATHTNAYVLGNGELLLVDPGSGDVKQYAKLLSLVAGLKSEGMKPVAVVLTHHHGDHVGGARAVKERLGIPLWCHARTAQALDFPAERLLEDGDVLELAGDVPQRWRVLHTPGHARGHICLVDERSRAAVVGDMVAGVGTIVIDPPEGNMRDYLTQLARLRDLPVTTLYPAHGPPLPDGPAKLQEYLNHRAQREALILEMVPPDGISLARVVELAYADTHPLMHPVAERSALATLEKLVSEGRVREESLQYFRVAR, encoded by the coding sequence CGGTGGCGCTGCTGTACCGGCGCGTGGGTGCGGGCGTGGAGGTCTATTGGGTGAAGCGCGGCAAGGCGCTGGCCTTCGCCGGCGGCTTCTATGCGTTTCCCGGCGGCAAGCTGGACGCGGCGGACGCGGAGGTCCCCGTGCGTGGCGCGACGGGAGAGGACGCCGCGTTGCGCTCGGCCGCCGCGCGAGAGCTCTTCGAGGAGGCCGGCGTGCTCGTCGCCGAGGGCGCGGAGGCGCTCTCCCAGACGAAGCTGGACGCCCTGCGCAAGTCGCTGCTCGCCGGAAAGCTCGGCTGGGGCGCGCTGCTCCACGAAGAGGGATTGTCGCTGCGGGCCGAGGACTTCCGGAGCGCGGGCCGGTGGATTACTCCGCCCGCGGTGCCGGTGCGCTTCGACACGCACTTCTACCTGGTGGAGATGCCGCCCAAGGCGCGCGCGGAGCTGTGGCCCGGAGAGCTGTCGGAGGGCGCGTGGGTGGCGCCCCACGCGGCGCTGGAGCGGTGGACGGACGGCACCGCGCTCCTGCACCCGCCCGCGGTGCATGCGCTCCAGGTGCTGGGCTCGTTCCAGGATGAGGCGGATGCGCGGGCGCGGCTGTCCACGCCGCCGTACTGCCCGGGCTACATCTCGCAGCGCATCGAGTTCCAGCGGGGCGTGCGCACCGTGGCGCTGGAGACCGCCACGCTGCCACCCGCGACACACACCAATGCGTATGTGCTGGGCAACGGCGAGCTGTTGCTGGTGGACCCGGGCTCGGGTGACGTGAAGCAGTACGCCAAGCTGCTGTCGCTCGTCGCGGGGCTGAAGTCGGAGGGGATGAAGCCCGTGGCCGTGGTGTTGACGCACCACCATGGCGACCACGTGGGCGGCGCCCGCGCGGTGAAGGAGCGGCTGGGCATTCCCCTGTGGTGTCACGCGCGCACGGCGCAGGCGCTGGACTTCCCGGCGGAGCGGCTCCTGGAAGACGGCGACGTGCTGGAGCTCGCGGGAGACGTGCCCCAGCGCTGGCGCGTGCTGCACACGCCCGGACATGCGCGGGGTCACATCTGCCTGGTGGACGAGCGCAGCCGCGCGGCGGTGGTGGGCGACATGGTGGCCGGCGTGGGCACCATCGTCATCGACCCGCCCGAGGGCAACATGCGCGACTACCTCACGCAGCTCGCGAGGCTGCGCGACTTGCCCGTCACCACGCTGTATCCCGCGCATGGCCCGCCGCTGCCGGACGGCCCCGCGAAGCTCCAGGAGTACTTGAACCACCGCGCCCAGCGCGAGGCGCTCATCCTGGAGATGGTTCCGCCCGACGGCATCTCGCTCGCGAGGGTGGTGGAGCTGGCGTACGCGGACACGCACCCGCTGATGCACCCGGTGGCGGAGCGCAGCGCGCTGGCCACTCTGGAGAAGCTGGTGTCCGAAGGCCGCGTGCGCGAGGAGTCGTTGCAGTACTTCCGCGTGGCGAGGTGA